In Leptospira sp. WS58.C1, a single genomic region encodes these proteins:
- a CDS encoding M14 family metallopeptidase, protein MDVLSYYLETYEACRKAFLSYRKQLRSKFARFNYECLEIPKDGGELDVYYLGERKKTAKRLVIMSSGIHGIEGFAGSAFQRRWIEEFLLDEKSSYKLPKNSDFLILHGINAHGFKNFMRVNERNVDLNRNFALKREKLHKKFKNKKYRKIRSFLNPSSEFGSFLFEYMFFIIRFLGVVIRFGAKYVLDAAVNGQYEFPKGIYYGGRKPEPVVRVLRKYFKKILKPYDRILILDFHTGYGAKNGLSLMHNAESGSKTDKNLKKVFGDFGLLLNEGEEDFYRTSGDFTDFFGKIFAKEKDLFPITVELGTFGNLNVMGAIRGSFLMISENRIRFHGSRSELEADKVREEFKQMFYPSREDWRLAAMDHVFGIVPEAITRFSKL, encoded by the coding sequence GTCTGGAGATCCCGAAGGACGGGGGAGAATTGGATGTGTATTATTTAGGAGAAAGGAAAAAAACCGCAAAACGTCTGGTCATCATGAGTTCCGGCATTCACGGCATAGAAGGATTTGCGGGATCCGCATTCCAACGCCGATGGATTGAGGAGTTCTTACTAGATGAAAAAAGTTCTTATAAACTTCCTAAAAATTCCGACTTTTTAATCTTACATGGTATCAATGCACACGGTTTCAAGAACTTTATGCGAGTGAACGAAAGGAATGTGGATCTAAACCGAAACTTTGCTTTAAAAAGAGAGAAACTACACAAGAAGTTCAAAAACAAAAAGTATAGAAAGATCCGGAGTTTTTTAAATCCTTCTTCCGAGTTCGGATCTTTTTTATTTGAGTATATGTTTTTCATTATCCGATTTTTAGGCGTTGTAATCCGCTTTGGCGCTAAATATGTTTTGGATGCGGCAGTAAACGGGCAATATGAATTTCCAAAGGGGATCTATTACGGAGGCAGAAAACCCGAACCTGTGGTTCGAGTTTTAAGAAAATATTTTAAAAAAATCTTAAAACCTTACGATCGTATTTTGATCTTGGACTTCCATACGGGTTATGGGGCTAAAAATGGTCTTAGTCTAATGCATAATGCCGAAAGCGGTTCGAAAACGGACAAAAATCTCAAAAAAGTTTTCGGTGATTTCGGTCTTCTTTTAAACGAAGGAGAGGAGGATTTTTATCGGACCTCCGGGGATTTTACGGACTTCTTCGGTAAAATTTTTGCGAAAGAAAAGGATCTTTTCCCGATCACAGTGGAACTGGGAACATTCGGAAATTTGAATGTGATGGGAGCTATCCGCGGGAGTTTTTTGATGATCAGCGAGAATCGTATCCGATTTCACGGTTCCAGGTCGGAATTAGAAGCGGATAAGGTGAGGGAAGAATTTAAACAAATGTTCTATCCGAGCCGGGAGGACTGGAGACTTGCCGCCATGGATCATGTTTTCGGAATTGTTCCGGAAGCGATTACCAGGTTTTCTAAATTATAA
- a CDS encoding GAF domain-containing SpoIIE family protein phosphatase codes for MSTIDSEARKYKSLLNTSTILNANLDLYQLLPLIMLYSKDLLEAEASSLFLLEEKDGFLYCEVALGEKGEIIQKYARLEPGQGIAGWVAKEKKAIVLEDAYTDPRFNPALDQKTGFRTRSLACVPLFVQDKVIGTLEILNKSDNRSFETSDIEVLNSLSEMAAIAIKNAQAHETLKKRVLELRLLYEFEKLTVAEKSINELGNWLLDKVLEFLEAKAGTIYIADPTLEVLRVLAARGIPEEAIHNIQVPYGEGISGWVANEKQSLLIQNLDEDPRYDKSAKYKFEANSLISAPLLFRGELLGVISVNNKYSGFAFTHADLEMLGAIANRLSVTIKNANLFHKVLDTDRELKRAREVMHKILPSSLPYIGGLEFGVQHIPYDNVGGDFYNILKLDENRSAVLIADVSGHGLSASVVATVIHTIVSTFDSETLGSPSKFFTALNYALYNKLAGNFLTAFYGIIHTGTNTLSYTNAGHNPPILYRKSEGNSLHLETKGKLVGVIPDLFFEEYVTSFQPQDRLVLYTDGLTEHSNSERTRRYSEDLLTLAVRNHSQAHSAEAAESLIKECRTYCHRSDFEDDVTLLIVDRV; via the coding sequence ATGTCCACCATTGACTCGGAAGCCAGAAAATACAAAAGTCTACTGAACACGAGTACGATCCTAAACGCAAATTTAGACCTATACCAACTTCTACCATTGATCATGTTGTATTCCAAAGATCTGTTGGAAGCGGAAGCAAGCTCCCTTTTTCTTTTGGAGGAGAAAGACGGATTTTTATATTGTGAAGTTGCCTTGGGTGAAAAAGGTGAAATCATCCAAAAATATGCAAGACTGGAACCCGGACAGGGAATCGCAGGCTGGGTAGCCAAAGAAAAAAAGGCAATCGTCCTGGAAGATGCATATACGGACCCCAGATTCAATCCCGCCTTGGACCAAAAAACAGGATTTAGGACCAGATCACTTGCATGCGTCCCTCTATTCGTCCAGGATAAAGTGATCGGAACTCTGGAAATACTGAACAAATCCGACAACAGAAGTTTCGAAACTTCGGATATAGAGGTGCTCAATTCCCTTTCCGAGATGGCTGCAATCGCAATCAAAAATGCACAGGCTCATGAAACTCTGAAAAAGAGAGTATTGGAACTGCGATTACTTTACGAATTTGAAAAGTTAACCGTCGCGGAAAAGAGTATCAATGAATTAGGAAATTGGCTCTTAGACAAGGTGCTGGAATTTTTAGAAGCAAAAGCAGGTACCATTTACATAGCGGATCCAACGTTAGAAGTACTTCGTGTGCTGGCTGCCAGAGGAATCCCGGAAGAAGCGATCCACAATATACAGGTCCCTTACGGAGAAGGGATTTCAGGGTGGGTTGCGAATGAAAAACAAAGTTTGCTGATCCAAAATCTGGATGAAGATCCAAGATACGATAAAAGTGCTAAATACAAATTCGAAGCGAATTCACTTATCTCCGCCCCGTTATTATTCAGAGGGGAACTACTAGGAGTCATCAGCGTAAACAATAAATATTCAGGATTTGCATTCACGCATGCAGATCTAGAAATGCTGGGTGCGATCGCAAATAGGCTAAGTGTCACCATTAAAAATGCAAACCTATTCCATAAAGTCCTGGATACCGACAGAGAATTAAAACGGGCCAGAGAAGTGATGCACAAGATACTTCCTTCCAGCCTTCCTTACATTGGAGGCCTGGAATTCGGAGTGCAACATATTCCGTACGATAATGTCGGCGGAGATTTTTATAATATTCTTAAATTAGACGAGAATCGTAGTGCTGTTCTGATCGCGGACGTTTCCGGTCATGGCCTTTCCGCTTCCGTCGTTGCCACAGTCATTCATACGATCGTAAGCACCTTCGACTCGGAGACATTAGGAAGCCCTTCCAAATTTTTCACGGCGCTTAACTATGCATTGTATAATAAATTAGCGGGGAATTTTCTCACCGCATTTTATGGAATCATCCATACAGGTACAAATACTTTATCCTATACTAATGCAGGCCATAATCCTCCTATCTTGTACAGAAAATCGGAAGGAAATTCCTTACATCTGGAAACCAAAGGAAAGTTAGTTGGAGTGATCCCGGACCTATTCTTTGAAGAATATGTAACTTCTTTCCAGCCACAAGACAGATTGGTATTATATACGGATGGACTTACTGAACATTCCAACTCGGAGAGAACAAGAAGATATAGCGAAGATTTGCTCACCTTAGCGGTCCGAAACCATTCTCAGGCCCATTCTGCGGAAGCTGCGGAAAGTTTGATTAAAGAGTGCAGGACCTATTGTCATAGATCCGATTTCGAAGACGATGTTACTCTTTTGATCGTGGATAGAGTTTGA
- a CDS encoding metallophosphoesterase: MEFDLQRLLIFLSVFTVILLIGYSYATSRLIEPFELESFETVLLWIGVVFLVLLTPSAYLLSIFYKETRLQKFWAYSAFTTLGFATILVSFVVFRDLGNLVWKGVIYLSDLLQSGSISVASTRTEVLFAGEKFGRGEFLARISSFTLLGIAGGLTVFGFYQAKKTPRVKHVKIKVKDLPDGLHGFKIAQLSDIHIGPTIKGNFLEGVVSRTNSLEPDLVAITGDLVDGTVNMLKHHVSPLKDLESKYGTFFVTGNHEYYSGVIAWIRELEDLGIHVLLNQNKLIDHNGAKIAVAGVTDYKAHTIIPGHKTDPMQASLGTEEAHYKVLLAHQPNSIFEAARVGYDLQLSGHTHGGQYFPGNVFIHLFQKFVAGLSKWEDTQLYVSRGTGYWGPPLRIGAPSEITLLVLEKQS, from the coding sequence ATGGAGTTCGATTTGCAAAGGTTATTGATTTTTCTCAGCGTTTTTACCGTAATTCTTTTAATAGGTTATTCTTATGCGACCAGTCGTTTAATCGAACCTTTCGAACTCGAAAGTTTTGAAACGGTTTTGCTCTGGATCGGAGTGGTTTTTCTGGTCCTTCTCACCCCTAGCGCTTATCTTTTAAGTATCTTTTATAAGGAAACCCGATTACAGAAGTTCTGGGCGTATTCCGCTTTCACTACTTTGGGGTTTGCGACCATCCTCGTATCTTTTGTGGTTTTTAGGGACCTGGGAAACTTGGTTTGGAAAGGTGTAATTTATCTTTCGGATCTTCTGCAATCGGGTAGTATTTCCGTCGCATCTACTCGGACCGAGGTATTGTTCGCGGGAGAAAAATTCGGAAGAGGGGAATTTTTAGCCAGAATCTCTTCTTTTACCCTTTTGGGGATCGCAGGCGGTTTAACCGTTTTCGGATTTTACCAGGCGAAAAAAACACCTAGGGTTAAACATGTGAAGATCAAGGTAAAGGATCTCCCTGACGGTTTGCATGGATTTAAGATCGCACAACTCTCGGATATCCATATCGGACCTACGATCAAAGGGAATTTTTTAGAAGGAGTTGTTTCTAGGACAAATTCGTTAGAACCTGATCTGGTTGCTATCACCGGGGATCTGGTGGATGGAACGGTAAATATGCTGAAACATCATGTTTCTCCGTTGAAAGACCTGGAATCCAAATATGGCACATTCTTTGTGACAGGGAACCATGAATATTATTCCGGAGTGATCGCATGGATCCGGGAACTGGAAGATCTTGGAATACACGTATTATTAAATCAGAATAAACTAATTGATCATAACGGTGCTAAGATAGCTGTTGCAGGTGTGACCGACTATAAGGCTCACACGATCATCCCCGGTCATAAGACTGATCCTATGCAGGCTTCTCTCGGAACGGAAGAGGCTCATTATAAGGTGCTGCTTGCACACCAACCGAATTCTATTTTTGAGGCGGCAAGGGTGGGTTACGATCTACAACTTTCCGGTCATACTCATGGAGGCCAATACTTTCCCGGAAATGTGTTTATTCATCTGTTCCAAAAGTTCGTGGCGGGTTTGAGCAAATGGGAAGATACCCAACTTTACGTGAGCAGGGGAACCGGATATTGGGGACCTCCGTTGCGAATAGGAGCTCCTTCCGAGATCACTCTGCTTGTTTTGGAAAAACAGTCTTAG